From the genome of Saccharomyces eubayanus strain FM1318 chromosome X, whole genome shotgun sequence, one region includes:
- the TIF2 gene encoding translation initiation factor eIF4A — protein sequence MSEGITEIEDSQISLTNYDKVVYKFDDMELDENLLRGVFGYGFEEPSAIQQRAIMPIIEGHDVLAQAQSGTGKTGTFSVAALQRIDTSVKAPQALMLAPTRELALQIQKVVMALAFHMDIKVHACIGGTSFVEDAEGLKDAQIVVGTPGRVFDNIQRRRFRTDKIKMFILDEADEMLSSGFKEQIYQIFTLLPPTTQVVLLSATMPNDVLEVTTKFMRNPVRILVKKDELTLEGIKQFYV from the coding sequence ATGTCTGAAGGTATTactgaaattgaagactCCCAAATCAGTCTAACCAACTATGACAAAGTTGTCTACAAGTTCGACGATATGGAATTGGACGAAAACTTGTTGAGAGGTGTTTTCGGTTACGGTTTCGAAGAACCATCTGCCATTCAACAACGTGCCATTATGCCTATTATTGAAGGTCACGATGTCTTGGCTCAAGCTCAATCTGGTACTGGTAAGACCGGTACTTTCTCTGTTGCCGCTTTGCAAAGAATCGACACCTCTGTCAAGGCTCCTCAAGCTTTGATGTTGGCTCCAACTAGAGAATTGGCTTTACAAATCCAAAAGGTTGTCATGGCTTTGGCTTTCCACATGGACATCAAGGTCCACGCTTGTATCGGTGGTacttcttttgttgaagatgcTGAAGGTTTGAAAGACGCTCAAATCGTTGTCGGTACCCCAGGTCGTGTTTTCGACAACATCCAAAGACGTAGATTCAGAACTGACAAGATCAAAATGTTCATCTTAGATGAAGCCGATGAAATGTTGTCTTCTGGTTTCAAGGAACAAATCTACCAAATTTTCACATTGCTACCACCAACTACCCaagttgttcttttgtcTGCTACCATGCCAAATGACGTCTTGGAAGTTACCACCAAGTTCATGAGAAACCCAGTTAGAATTTTGGTTAAGAAGGATGAATTGACTT